The Chitinophaga niabensis genome segment CGAAGGCGCTAACATGGCCTGATAAATCTGTTCCATCAATAATGTTTTATTTCAAAAAAATGTCTTTAAAATTAATGACCGCCAGTGCGAGGATAACCAGCAAACCTAATGCACCAGCTACTTTTACGAAGGTGCTGTTCTTGTCCTTCCCCATAAGCTTTTCATCGTTGGCGATGAGGTACATAGCAATTCCTACCACCGGCACAACGAAGATGGTGACGCTTTGTGCGAATACGATCAGTTCCAGCGGCAGCCTTCCAAAGGCTATTGCAATGATGGCCCCGGCCAGCATTACCAGCGCAATGAAGAAGCGGATGCTCTTTGCACTGAAATTATTGCCATAACCTAAGGCATCCCCTAATAAAAGTCCGCCCACTCCTGCATTTCCAATAATAGAAGAGAAAGAGGCACCAAATAAACCAATGAGGAATAAACCGGAGGCGTAGCTACCGAAAAGTGGTTCCAGGGCCAGGGACATATCTGATGCCGTATTCACCGTGATATTCCTGGGATGCAGGATAGCAGCGGCACAGATCAAAACAATGGCGCTCATGAAACCCAGGATGATGATACCCGTAACACTATCGCTCCTTCTCTTTGGTTCCGGTTGGTTTGGCTGCAGCTGGCGGATCCTTCTTCTTTCCTGTACCAGGTAGGATTGATAGAATGCCCCTACAATAGAAAAACAGGAAGCCATAAAAGCAATCACCAAACCCTGAGAGCCTTCCGATACGGAAGGAATGAAACCAGCAGCCGTTTGCTTCAGATCAGGGTTGACCAGGAAAACAGTTACAATAAAAGATAATAACATCAATCCTATCAAGGCAATCATCAGCCATTCCAATACTTTATAGAAGGCCCTGAAAAAAAGGAGTGCAATACTTATAATATTAAAGGCAATGATCCATGGTGTGGTAGAAGTGTGCGTTAATTCCGCCAGGGCCACTCCTACTCCTACTGAATTACCTGCCTGGAAAGATGTACAGACCAGGAACACCCCAATGCCGATAATGATGCCTACACCTTTGCCCCAACGAGCTTTAATGGAACTAAGCAATGATTGCTGCGTAGCGTATCCAATACGGGCAGCCATGTTGGTGAAGATGACCATAAAGAAGATGGCTACGGCGATGATCCATAATAAATCAAAACCGTAGTTGGCACCCAACTTAGAGGTGATGGTCATTTTACTGGGGCCGAAGACGAGGGCGG includes the following:
- a CDS encoding Nramp family divalent metal transporter yields the protein MADQKQSNVLSWLKGLGPGLIIAALVFGPSKMTITSKLGANYGFDLLWIIAVAIFFMVIFTNMAARIGYATQQSLLSSIKARWGKGVGIIIGIGVFLVCTSFQAGNSVGVGVALAELTHTSTTPWIIAFNIISIALLFFRAFYKVLEWLMIALIGLMLLSFIVTVFLVNPDLKQTAAGFIPSVSEGSQGLVIAFMASCFSIVGAFYQSYLVQERRRIRQLQPNQPEPKRRSDSVTGIIILGFMSAIVLICAAAILHPRNITVNTASDMSLALEPLFGSYASGLFLIGLFGASFSSIIGNAGVGGLLLGDALGYGNNFSAKSIRFFIALVMLAGAIIAIAFGRLPLELIVFAQSVTIFVVPVVGIAMYLIANDEKLMGKDKNSTFVKVAGALGLLVILALAVINFKDIFLK